In Primulina huaijiensis isolate GDHJ02 chromosome 16, ASM1229523v2, whole genome shotgun sequence, a single genomic region encodes these proteins:
- the LOC140962046 gene encoding protein SMALL AUXIN UP-REGULATED RNA 12-like, translated as MAVRNSNRVSQKAHVKQILSKLSKHKGHETEEWLPSDVPKGHFAVYVGDNRSRYVVPISFLSSHEFQTLLQSAEEEFGFDQHMGLTIPCPEEAFESIISILNISLPRLALIWLLYNIRVSHSFSIDHFRFVVMKNI; from the coding sequence ATGGCCGTCAGAAACTCAAACAGAGTGTCTCAAAAGGCACACGTCAAGCAAATTCTGTCGAAACTATCCAAACACAAAGGGCATGAAACCGAAGAATGGCTGCCGTCGGACGTGCCGAAAGGGCATTTCGCAGTGTACGTCGGAGATAACAGAAGCAGATACGTTGTTCCTATTTCATTCTTGAGCAGTCATGAATTCCAGACGCTGCTGCAAAGTGCAGAAGAAGAGTTTGGCTTTGATCAGCACATGGGACTCACTATTCCTTGCCCAGAAGAAGCTTTCGAGTCTATTATTTCGATACTTAATATTTCCCTCCCACGATTAGCGTTAATTTGGTTGTTATACAATATCAGAGTGTCTCACTCGTTTTCGATCGACCATTTTAGATTTGTCGTAATGAAAAACATATAA
- the LOC140961908 gene encoding transcription factor E2FC-like isoform X2 → MSNLGEKFDLNSTSRMKLEAQYQFQVPQMLPSSHQKRSQPFAHISPTNYERNTRDILNDSGYREGSYPSPVPLPKSRSVRRSIALNDFRSVEVKMDEDGHVQVHNMAVVKNSLPLKVSCIAGRGNIKDNSVKQAKTFSQETKLESLDNLNLGACCRYDSSLGLLTKKFIELIREAEDGTLLNRTANILEVQKRRVYDITNVLEGINLIEKTTKNHIRSKGSGIYRPTELDDEASLLKAEVEYLSAEESRLDDCIRLVHLRKLEFDQNCQKNLFVTDQDFASLPLLRDEIVFAVQAPRASFVEVPDPDEVDTFHLKINYRDIGFSTVYVMQGTLFREKEYRLLIRSTTGPIGVHCLSKREQKTEDRSAKRVELLDSFSSSSSRRVNNTGPSSIPYDAEMSSEAHEFHKIVPWDTGIEDDYWFRSYPEVSATDMWGEVDL, encoded by the exons ATGTCGAATTTGGGCGAAAAATTTGATCTGAACTCGACGTCTCGAATGAAACTGGAGGCTCAGTACCAGTTTCAGGTTCCGCAAATGTTGCCTTCTTCGCATCAAAAAAGGTCTCAACCATTTGCCCACATTAGCCCCACCAACTATGAACGCAACACTCGTGATATTCTTAATGATTCTGGCTACCGAGAGGGTTCTTATCCATCTCCCGTTCCGCTTCCAAAGTCTCGCTCAGTACGTAGAAGCATTGCG TTAAATGACTTTAGAAGCGTTGAAGTCAAGATGGATGAAGATGGGCATGTCCAAGTTCATAATATGGCAGTAGTAAAGAATTCTTTACCTCTAAAAGTATCTTGCATTGCTGGCAGGGGGAACATTAAAGATAATTCTGTTAAACAAGCCAAAACTTTTAGCCAGGAAACCAAGTTAG AGTCACTTGATAACTTAAATCTGGGTGCCTGCTGTCGGTATGATAGCTCTTTAG GCTTGCTGACAAAGAAATTTATCGAGTTGATCCGGGAGGCCGAGGATGGTACCCTTCTGAACAGAACTGCAAATATTTTAGAG GTCCAGAAGAGGAGAGTATATGATATTACAAATGTTCTTGAAGGCATCAATTTAATTGAGAAAACAACAAAGAATCACATACGGTCGAA AGGTTCTGGAATTTATAGACCTACTGAACTGGATGATGAAGCCTCCCTCTTGAAG GCTGAAGTTGAATATCTAAGTGCTGAAGAGTCCAGGCTTGATGATTGCAtaag ACTGGTGCACTTAAGGAAGCTAGAATTTGATCAGAATTGTCAAAA GAATCTATTTGTGACTGACCAAGATTTTGCGAGCCTTCCCTTACTCAGG GATGAAATTGTCTTCGCTGTGCAAGCTCCTCGTGCTAGTTTTGTAGAAGTTCCTGATCCTGATGAGGTTGAtacttttcatttaaaaataaattatagggACATTGGTTTCTCAACAGTATATGTCATGCAGGGTACTCTGTTCCGTGAAAAAGAGTACAGACTCCTGATCAGAAGCACCACTGGACCAATTGGTGTGCACTGTCTTAG TAAAAGAGAGCAGAAAACTGAGGACAGATCTGCCAAACGCGTTGAATTATTGGATTCATTTTCCTCAAGTAGTAGCAGAAGGGTCAATAATACAGGTCCATCTTCAATTCCTTATGATGCAGAAATGAGCTCAGAAGCGCATGAGTTCCACAAAATAGTCCCCTGGGATACTGGT ATTGAAGACGACTATTGGTTCAGATCATATCCTGAGGTCAGTGCTACAGATATGTGGGGCGAAGtagatttataa
- the LOC140961908 gene encoding transcription factor E2FC-like isoform X4, producing MSNLGEKFDLNSTSRMKLEAQYQFQVPQMLPSSHQKRSQPFAHISPTNYERNTRDILNDSGYREGSYPSPVPLPKSRSVRRSIALNDFRSVEVKMDEDGHVQVHNMAVVKNSLPLKVSCIAGRGNIKDNSVKQAKTFSQETKLESLDNLNLGACCRYDSSLGLLTKKFIELIREAEDGTLLNRTANILEVQKRRVYDITNVLEGINLIEKTTKNHIRSKGSGIYRPTELDDEASLLKAEVEYLSAEESRLDDCIRDRLVHLRKLEFDQNCQKNLFVTDQDFASLPLLRDEIVFAVQAPRASFVEVPDPDEGTLFREKEYRLLIRSTTGPIGVHCLSKREQKTEDRSAKRVELLDSFSSSSSRRVNNTGPSSIPYDAEMSSEAHEFHKIVPWDTGIEDDYWFRSYPEVSATDMWGEVDL from the exons ATGTCGAATTTGGGCGAAAAATTTGATCTGAACTCGACGTCTCGAATGAAACTGGAGGCTCAGTACCAGTTTCAGGTTCCGCAAATGTTGCCTTCTTCGCATCAAAAAAGGTCTCAACCATTTGCCCACATTAGCCCCACCAACTATGAACGCAACACTCGTGATATTCTTAATGATTCTGGCTACCGAGAGGGTTCTTATCCATCTCCCGTTCCGCTTCCAAAGTCTCGCTCAGTACGTAGAAGCATTGCG TTAAATGACTTTAGAAGCGTTGAAGTCAAGATGGATGAAGATGGGCATGTCCAAGTTCATAATATGGCAGTAGTAAAGAATTCTTTACCTCTAAAAGTATCTTGCATTGCTGGCAGGGGGAACATTAAAGATAATTCTGTTAAACAAGCCAAAACTTTTAGCCAGGAAACCAAGTTAG AGTCACTTGATAACTTAAATCTGGGTGCCTGCTGTCGGTATGATAGCTCTTTAG GCTTGCTGACAAAGAAATTTATCGAGTTGATCCGGGAGGCCGAGGATGGTACCCTTCTGAACAGAACTGCAAATATTTTAGAG GTCCAGAAGAGGAGAGTATATGATATTACAAATGTTCTTGAAGGCATCAATTTAATTGAGAAAACAACAAAGAATCACATACGGTCGAA AGGTTCTGGAATTTATAGACCTACTGAACTGGATGATGAAGCCTCCCTCTTGAAG GCTGAAGTTGAATATCTAAGTGCTGAAGAGTCCAGGCTTGATGATTGCAtaag GGACAGACTGGTGCACTTAAGGAAGCTAGAATTTGATCAGAATTGTCAAAA GAATCTATTTGTGACTGACCAAGATTTTGCGAGCCTTCCCTTACTCAGG GATGAAATTGTCTTCGCTGTGCAAGCTCCTCGTGCTAGTTTTGTAGAAGTTCCTGATCCTGATGAG GGTACTCTGTTCCGTGAAAAAGAGTACAGACTCCTGATCAGAAGCACCACTGGACCAATTGGTGTGCACTGTCTTAG TAAAAGAGAGCAGAAAACTGAGGACAGATCTGCCAAACGCGTTGAATTATTGGATTCATTTTCCTCAAGTAGTAGCAGAAGGGTCAATAATACAGGTCCATCTTCAATTCCTTATGATGCAGAAATGAGCTCAGAAGCGCATGAGTTCCACAAAATAGTCCCCTGGGATACTGGT ATTGAAGACGACTATTGGTTCAGATCATATCCTGAGGTCAGTGCTACAGATATGTGGGGCGAAGtagatttataa
- the LOC140961908 gene encoding transcription factor E2FC-like isoform X1 — MSNLGEKFDLNSTSRMKLEAQYQFQVPQMLPSSHQKRSQPFAHISPTNYERNTRDILNDSGYREGSYPSPVPLPKSRSVRRSIALNDFRSVEVKMDEDGHVQVHNMAVVKNSLPLKVSCIAGRGNIKDNSVKQAKTFSQETKLESLDNLNLGACCRYDSSLGLLTKKFIELIREAEDGTLLNRTANILEVQKRRVYDITNVLEGINLIEKTTKNHIRSKGSGIYRPTELDDEASLLKAEVEYLSAEESRLDDCIRDRLVHLRKLEFDQNCQKNLFVTDQDFASLPLLRDEIVFAVQAPRASFVEVPDPDEVDTFHLKINYRDIGFSTVYVMQGTLFREKEYRLLIRSTTGPIGVHCLSKREQKTEDRSAKRVELLDSFSSSSSRRVNNTGPSSIPYDAEMSSEAHEFHKIVPWDTGIEDDYWFRSYPEVSATDMWGEVDL; from the exons ATGTCGAATTTGGGCGAAAAATTTGATCTGAACTCGACGTCTCGAATGAAACTGGAGGCTCAGTACCAGTTTCAGGTTCCGCAAATGTTGCCTTCTTCGCATCAAAAAAGGTCTCAACCATTTGCCCACATTAGCCCCACCAACTATGAACGCAACACTCGTGATATTCTTAATGATTCTGGCTACCGAGAGGGTTCTTATCCATCTCCCGTTCCGCTTCCAAAGTCTCGCTCAGTACGTAGAAGCATTGCG TTAAATGACTTTAGAAGCGTTGAAGTCAAGATGGATGAAGATGGGCATGTCCAAGTTCATAATATGGCAGTAGTAAAGAATTCTTTACCTCTAAAAGTATCTTGCATTGCTGGCAGGGGGAACATTAAAGATAATTCTGTTAAACAAGCCAAAACTTTTAGCCAGGAAACCAAGTTAG AGTCACTTGATAACTTAAATCTGGGTGCCTGCTGTCGGTATGATAGCTCTTTAG GCTTGCTGACAAAGAAATTTATCGAGTTGATCCGGGAGGCCGAGGATGGTACCCTTCTGAACAGAACTGCAAATATTTTAGAG GTCCAGAAGAGGAGAGTATATGATATTACAAATGTTCTTGAAGGCATCAATTTAATTGAGAAAACAACAAAGAATCACATACGGTCGAA AGGTTCTGGAATTTATAGACCTACTGAACTGGATGATGAAGCCTCCCTCTTGAAG GCTGAAGTTGAATATCTAAGTGCTGAAGAGTCCAGGCTTGATGATTGCAtaag GGACAGACTGGTGCACTTAAGGAAGCTAGAATTTGATCAGAATTGTCAAAA GAATCTATTTGTGACTGACCAAGATTTTGCGAGCCTTCCCTTACTCAGG GATGAAATTGTCTTCGCTGTGCAAGCTCCTCGTGCTAGTTTTGTAGAAGTTCCTGATCCTGATGAGGTTGAtacttttcatttaaaaataaattatagggACATTGGTTTCTCAACAGTATATGTCATGCAGGGTACTCTGTTCCGTGAAAAAGAGTACAGACTCCTGATCAGAAGCACCACTGGACCAATTGGTGTGCACTGTCTTAG TAAAAGAGAGCAGAAAACTGAGGACAGATCTGCCAAACGCGTTGAATTATTGGATTCATTTTCCTCAAGTAGTAGCAGAAGGGTCAATAATACAGGTCCATCTTCAATTCCTTATGATGCAGAAATGAGCTCAGAAGCGCATGAGTTCCACAAAATAGTCCCCTGGGATACTGGT ATTGAAGACGACTATTGGTTCAGATCATATCCTGAGGTCAGTGCTACAGATATGTGGGGCGAAGtagatttataa
- the LOC140961908 gene encoding transcription factor E2FC-like isoform X3, with protein MSNLGEKFDLNSTSRMKLEAQYQFQVPQMLPSSHQKRSQPFAHISPTNYERNTRDILNDSGYREGSYPSPVPLPKSRSVRRSIALNDFRSVEVKMDEDGHVQVHNMAVVKNSLPLKVSCIAGRGNIKDNSVKQAKTFSQETKLESLDNLNLGACCRYDSSLGLLTKKFIELIREAEDGTLLNRTANILEVQKRRVYDITNVLEGINLIEKTTKNHIRSKGSGIYRPTELDDEASLLKAEVEYLSAEESRLDDCIRDRLVHLRKLEFDQNCQKNLFVTDQDFASLPLLRQDEIVFAVQAPRASFVEVPDPDEGTLFREKEYRLLIRSTTGPIGVHCLSKREQKTEDRSAKRVELLDSFSSSSSRRVNNTGPSSIPYDAEMSSEAHEFHKIVPWDTGIEDDYWFRSYPEVSATDMWGEVDL; from the exons ATGTCGAATTTGGGCGAAAAATTTGATCTGAACTCGACGTCTCGAATGAAACTGGAGGCTCAGTACCAGTTTCAGGTTCCGCAAATGTTGCCTTCTTCGCATCAAAAAAGGTCTCAACCATTTGCCCACATTAGCCCCACCAACTATGAACGCAACACTCGTGATATTCTTAATGATTCTGGCTACCGAGAGGGTTCTTATCCATCTCCCGTTCCGCTTCCAAAGTCTCGCTCAGTACGTAGAAGCATTGCG TTAAATGACTTTAGAAGCGTTGAAGTCAAGATGGATGAAGATGGGCATGTCCAAGTTCATAATATGGCAGTAGTAAAGAATTCTTTACCTCTAAAAGTATCTTGCATTGCTGGCAGGGGGAACATTAAAGATAATTCTGTTAAACAAGCCAAAACTTTTAGCCAGGAAACCAAGTTAG AGTCACTTGATAACTTAAATCTGGGTGCCTGCTGTCGGTATGATAGCTCTTTAG GCTTGCTGACAAAGAAATTTATCGAGTTGATCCGGGAGGCCGAGGATGGTACCCTTCTGAACAGAACTGCAAATATTTTAGAG GTCCAGAAGAGGAGAGTATATGATATTACAAATGTTCTTGAAGGCATCAATTTAATTGAGAAAACAACAAAGAATCACATACGGTCGAA AGGTTCTGGAATTTATAGACCTACTGAACTGGATGATGAAGCCTCCCTCTTGAAG GCTGAAGTTGAATATCTAAGTGCTGAAGAGTCCAGGCTTGATGATTGCAtaag GGACAGACTGGTGCACTTAAGGAAGCTAGAATTTGATCAGAATTGTCAAAA GAATCTATTTGTGACTGACCAAGATTTTGCGAGCCTTCCCTTACTCAGG CAGGATGAAATTGTCTTCGCTGTGCAAGCTCCTCGTGCTAGTTTTGTAGAAGTTCCTGATCCTGATGAG GGTACTCTGTTCCGTGAAAAAGAGTACAGACTCCTGATCAGAAGCACCACTGGACCAATTGGTGTGCACTGTCTTAG TAAAAGAGAGCAGAAAACTGAGGACAGATCTGCCAAACGCGTTGAATTATTGGATTCATTTTCCTCAAGTAGTAGCAGAAGGGTCAATAATACAGGTCCATCTTCAATTCCTTATGATGCAGAAATGAGCTCAGAAGCGCATGAGTTCCACAAAATAGTCCCCTGGGATACTGGT ATTGAAGACGACTATTGGTTCAGATCATATCCTGAGGTCAGTGCTACAGATATGTGGGGCGAAGtagatttataa
- the LOC140961194 gene encoding LOW QUALITY PROTEIN: naringenin,2-oxoglutarate 3-dioxygenase-like (The sequence of the model RefSeq protein was modified relative to this genomic sequence to represent the inferred CDS: deleted 1 base in 1 codon) — protein sequence MGKTLTEQAQEESLHPKFIRDEDERPKVAYNDFSIDIPVISLVGIDESGDRREEVCRKIVAACEDWGIFQVIDHGIDIKLITEMTRLAREFFDLPPEEKLRYDMSGGEKGGFIVSSHLQGEMVQDWREIVTYFSYPIKARDYSRWPDKPEGWRSVTETYSEQLMNLACKLLEVLSEAMGLDKDALTKACVEMDQKVVVNFYPKCPQPDLTLGLKRHTDPGTITLLLQDQVGGLQATRDDGDTWITVQPVEGAFVVNLGDHGHYLSNGRFKNADHQAVVNSNFSRLSIATFQNTAPDATVYPLKIRDGDKPILYEPITFSEMYKRKMGSDLERARLKKFAKDIQKTQELAEDEVKNNTKLHVNVKTSSKGIEEILA from the exons ATGGGGAAAACACTAACAGAACAAGCACAAGAGGAATCCCTCCACCCGAAATTCATCAGGGACGAAGACGAGAGGCCGAAGGTTGCGTATAACGATTTTAGCATCGATATTCCGGTGATATCCCTAGTGGGGATCGATGAATCCGGAGACCGCAGGGAGGAAGTGTGCCGGAAAATAGTCGCAGCTTGTGAAGACTGGGGGATATTTCAGGTGATCGATCAtggaatcgatataaaactcaTAACAGAAATGACTCGTTTGGCTCGCGAGTTTTTCGACTTGCCGCCGGAGGAGAAGCTTCGTTATGATATGAGTGGTGGCGAGAAAGGTGGTTTTATTGTCTCCAGCCATTTGCAG GGTGAAATGGTGCAAGACTGGAGAGAAATTGTGACATATTTTTCATACCCGATCAAGGCCCGAGACTACTCGAGATGGCCCGACAAGCCCGAGGGATGGCGGTCCGTGACGGAGACCTACAGCGAGCAGCTGATGAATCTTGCTTGCAAGTTATTGGAGGTTTTATCTGAGGCCATGGGACTTGACAAGGATGCATTAACTAAAGCCTGTGTTGAGATGGATCAAAAGGTGGTGGTGAACTTCTACCCGAAATGCCCTCAACCGGACCTCACACTCGGGCTGAAACGGCACACGGATCCGGGTACGATCACTTTGCTGCTCCAGGACCAAGTCGGAGGTTTGCAGGCGACCCGAGATGATGGCGATACTTGGATCACTGTTCAGCCCGTTGAA GGGGCTTTTGTTGTAAACCTTGGAGACCATGGTCAT TATCTAAGTAATGGGAGGTTCAAGAATGCGGATCACCAAGCAGTAGTGAACTCAAACTTCAGCAGATTATCGATAGCAACATTTCAGAATACAGCACCAGACGCCACTGTTTACCCTTTAAAGATTAGAGATGGGGACAAACCGATACTCTATGAACCGATAACATTTTCTGAGATGTACAAGAGGAAGATGGGCAGTGATCTCGAGCGTGCAAGGCTCAAGAAATTTGCTAAGGATATCCAAAAGACGCAAGAATTAGCAGAGGATGAGGTGAAGAACAATACCAAGCTTCATGTTAATGTCAAAACATCATCCAAAGGCATAGAAGAGATTCTTGCTTGA
- the LOC140960949 gene encoding uncharacterized protein isoform X1 yields the protein MIIGGFWMNGEIKKKTKKEEVEMEEKKKKGGNAGDTDKDAKKREKKVFDLPGQKRDPPEERDPLRIFYETLYEQVPTSDMASIWMMESGLLPKEEAKKVSEKKQKRAQQQKLGTPTKTVVVKKKAESVTVVKKSAGSPVSVQKKKTSSSKVVMKQSKKRESKDSSSEDDTGDDFEVGVKKEKRRRAS from the exons ATGATTATTGGTGGGTTTTGGATGAATGGAGAGATAAAGAAGAAAACGAAGAAAGAAGAGGTGGAGatggaggagaagaagaagaagggaGGTAACGCAGGTGATACTGATAAGGATGCTAAGAAAAGGGAAAAGAAAGTATTTGATTTACCAGGTCAAAAGAGGGACCCGCCTGAGGAA AGAGACCCGTTGAGGATTttctatgagactttgtatgAGCAAGTGCCCACCAGTGATATGGCTTCAATATG GATGATGGAGTCTGGTTTACTTCCAAAGGAGGAGGCAAAGAAGGTTTCCGAGAAAAAACAGAAACGGGCACAGCAACAAAAGCTTGGTACCCCAACAAAAACTGTTGTGGTCAAGAAGAAAGCAGAATCCGTTACGGTTGTGAAGAAATCAGCCGGATCCCCCGTTTCAGTACAGAAGAAAAAGACGTCTAGTTCCAAAGTTGTAATGAAGCAGTCAAAGAAACGCGAGAGCAAGGACAGCTCTTCGGAAGATGATACAGGTGACGATTTTGAGGTAGGTGTTAAAAAGGAAAAGAGACGGAGAGCATCTTAG
- the LOC140960949 gene encoding uncharacterized protein isoform X2, whose protein sequence is MEEKKKKGGNAGDTDKDAKKREKKVFDLPGQKRDPPEERDPLRIFYETLYEQVPTSDMASIWMMESGLLPKEEAKKVSEKKQKRAQQQKLGTPTKTVVVKKKAESVTVVKKSAGSPVSVQKKKTSSSKVVMKQSKKRESKDSSSEDDTGDDFEVGVKKEKRRRAS, encoded by the exons atggaggagaagaagaagaagggaGGTAACGCAGGTGATACTGATAAGGATGCTAAGAAAAGGGAAAAGAAAGTATTTGATTTACCAGGTCAAAAGAGGGACCCGCCTGAGGAA AGAGACCCGTTGAGGATTttctatgagactttgtatgAGCAAGTGCCCACCAGTGATATGGCTTCAATATG GATGATGGAGTCTGGTTTACTTCCAAAGGAGGAGGCAAAGAAGGTTTCCGAGAAAAAACAGAAACGGGCACAGCAACAAAAGCTTGGTACCCCAACAAAAACTGTTGTGGTCAAGAAGAAAGCAGAATCCGTTACGGTTGTGAAGAAATCAGCCGGATCCCCCGTTTCAGTACAGAAGAAAAAGACGTCTAGTTCCAAAGTTGTAATGAAGCAGTCAAAGAAACGCGAGAGCAAGGACAGCTCTTCGGAAGATGATACAGGTGACGATTTTGAGGTAGGTGTTAAAAAGGAAAAGAGACGGAGAGCATCTTAG
- the LOC140961761 gene encoding uncharacterized protein, producing the protein MNSAEEREAGDMKMKRFETTSDSSLFATATQEELLVSQILLELENLIPLPIFTWGFRKRRSCLDAAPCESPLSVQIAEEDIDEVRRPLVDEEEASTAATATATFSPATPLSFSPSGSDGKFKRSLKKNSKKRSRAEFNDEIEELTKYGDLLRLKVENVRKQYNKLKAENSDLKAMKQEALETRQRKEEPQRYMGRFLNLGMDFIQHDETIMLPHRQPFVADQTAHKLYPPFGPIRTQVYPPNNGLESVNRMGPSGIPDLNLTTEEAFGVDSTQPLDENQKIADNQAKYAEARRMRKGIMKIKSMRSACGIKIPRT; encoded by the exons ATGAATTCGGCGGAAGAAAGAGAAGCGGGCGATATGAAGATGAAACGGTTCGAAACAACGAGTGATAGCTCTCTGTTTGCTACCGCTACACAGGAAGAATTGCTCGTCTCTCAGATTCTGCTGGAGCTTGAAAATCTAATCCCGCTCCCGATATTCACCTGGGGTTTCAGAAAGAGGAGATCTTGCCTGGATGCGGCTCCGTGTGAGTCACCACTCTCGGTTCAGATTGCAGAAGAAGATATTGATGAAGTCAGAAGACCACTGGTTGACGAGGAGGAGGCATCCACCGCCGCCACCGCCACAGCCACTTTCAGTCCCGCCACGCCGCTCTCTTTCTCGCCTAGTGGGTCTGATGGAAAGTTCAAGCGTTCTTTGAAGAAGAATTCAAAGAAAAGG TCGAGGGCGGAGTTCAACgatgagattgaagaattaACCAAGTATGGAGATTTACTCAGATTG AAGGTGGAAAATGTGAGGAAACAATACAACAAGTTGAAGGCCGAAAATTCAGACTTAAAAGCCATGAAACAAGAG GCACTTGAAACTCGCCAAAGAAAAGAAGAGCCTCAAAGGTACATGGGCAGATTTCTGAATCTTGGAATGGATTTTATCCAGCATGATGAAACTATCATGTTGCCTCATCGACAGCCGTTCGTTGCTGATCAGACGGCTCATAAACTTTATCCTCCATTTGGGCCCATTAGAACCCAAGTGTACCCACCTAATAATGGGCTTGAGTCGGTCAACCGTATGGGACCATCTGGAATTCCTGATCTGAACCTAACTACTGAAGAGGCTTTTGGGGTGGACTCAACTCAGCCGTTGGATGAGAATCAAAAGATAGCTGATAATCAGGCCAAATATGCTGAAGCAAGGAGGATGAGGAAGGGAATAATGAAGATTAAGTCCATGAGGAGCGCTTGTGGTATAAAAATACCAAGAACATGA
- the LOC140960894 gene encoding tubulin beta-6 chain-like has protein sequence MSGVTCCLRFPGQLNSDLRKLAVNLIPFPRLHFFMVGFAPLTSRGSQQYISLTVPELTQQMWDAKNMMCAADPRHGRYLTASAMFRGKMSTKEVDEQMLNVQNKNSSYFVEWIPNNVKSSVCDIPPRGLKMASTFIGNSTSIQEMFRRVSEQFTAMFRRKAFLHWYTGEGMDEMEFTEAESNMNDLVAEYQQYQDATADDDEEYEHEGGEEVYEG, from the coding sequence ATGAGTGGAGTAACCTGTTGTTTAAGGTTCCCTGGTCAGCTCAATTCCGATCTCAGAAAACTCGCAGTGAACTTGATACCTTTCCCCCGACTTCATTTCTTCATGGTGGGATTCGCCCCACTCACTTCTCGTGGATCCCAGCAATACATCTCTCTCACCGTTCCCGAGCTAACTCAACAAATGTGGGATGCCAAGAACATGATGTGTGCTGCTGATCCTCGTCATGGTCGCTATCTGACCGCCTCTGCCATGTTCCGTGGGAAAATGAGCACCAAAGAGGTGGATGAACAGATGCTTAATGTGCAGAACAAGAACTCATCATACTTTGTTGAGTGGATCCCAAATAATGTGAAATCTAGTGTGTGTGACATCCCACCTCGAGGTCTGAAAATGGCATCCACTTTCATTGGAAATTCGACATCAATTCAAGAAATGTTTAGGAGAGTGAGTGAACAATTCACGGCCATGTTCCGTCGAAAGGCTTTCTTGCACTGGTACACTGGGGAAGGCATGGATGAAATGGAGTTCACTGAAGCTGAGAGTAATATGAATGATCTGGTGGCTGAGTACCAGCAATATCAAGATGCTACTGCAGATGACGATGAAGAGTATGAACACGAGGGTGGTGAAGAGGTTTACGAAGGTTAA